AATATGATGGTGAAATTCCAATTGATTATGTTGGATTTGAAATACCAGATGATTTTGTGGTAGGCTATGGATTAGATTATGATGGTTTGGGAAGAAATCTCAGACAGATATATACAGTAACCGATTAAAGTATCGTTATGATTAATTTAGTATTATTCGGCCCTCCTGGAGCTGGAAAAGGAACACAAGCGGTAAGCTTGGTTGAAAAATATAACTTGTATCATTTATCTACAGGCGATGTGTTTCGCTACAATATTGGCCAAAAGACTGAGCTGGGAATGTTGGCTAAAAGCTATATGGATAAAGGAGATTTAGTTCCGGATGAGGTGACCATAAAAATGCTGAAATCAGAAGTAGAAAAACAACCTGGTGCTGCTGGATTTATTTTTGATGGATTTCCTAGAACTGTAGCGCAAGCAGAGGCTTTAGATGCTTATTTGTCTGAAAATGATATGAAAATTGATCATGTTTTAGCATTGGAAGTTCCGGATGAAGAGTTGGTAAAACGTCTATTGAATAGAGGAAAAACCAGTGGTAGAGCAGACGATCAAAACGAGGAGATCGTTTGGAACAGAATTAAAGAGTACAACGATAAAACAGCGCCTTTAAAAAACTTCTATGCAGATCAAAGTAAATTAAGATCTATTGACGGAGTTGGCGGATTAGAGGAAATCTTTGATAGATTGGTTGTTGCTGTAGGATAATGCAGCGGTAATTAAGTGTAATTTTTTTGATGCCAAATGAGCTATTCCAGAAATCGTAAAAAACAGTCGACAAATTTTGTGGATTATGTGAAGATTTATGGATCTTCTGGTAAAGGTGGTGGAGGCTCTTCTCATTTGAGAAGAGATAAATTGACTGCTAAAGGTGGCCCTGATGGTGGAGATGGTGGTCGAGGAGGTCATATTATCCTTATTGGAGATA
This genomic interval from bacterium SCSIO 12643 contains the following:
- a CDS encoding adenylate kinase, whose amino-acid sequence is MINLVLFGPPGAGKGTQAVSLVEKYNLYHLSTGDVFRYNIGQKTELGMLAKSYMDKGDLVPDEVTIKMLKSEVEKQPGAAGFIFDGFPRTVAQAEALDAYLSENDMKIDHVLALEVPDEELVKRLLNRGKTSGRADDQNEEIVWNRIKEYNDKTAPLKNFYADQSKLRSIDGVGGLEEIFDRLVVAVG